The nucleotide window TCCCGCAGCCGCTTGCTCGACCACGGCCGCCCGTTCTCGGGGTCGTGGTCGGCGTGGTTGCGGAGGCGCAGCTCGACGGGGTCGACGCCGGTGGCGGCGGCGAGCTCGTCGAGGGCGCACTCCAGGGCGAAGCTGCCCGGAGCCTCGCCCGGTGCCCGCATGAAGGTGGCCGCGGGCAGGTGCATCGCGACCTGGCGGTGCACGGTCTCGAGGTGGGGGACGGCGTAGAGCATGCGAGTCCCCACCCCGGCGGGGTCGCCGTAGCCGTCGTGGGCGGCGACGGCGTCCACCACCTCGTGGCGGAGCCCGCTCACCACCCCGTCGCCGGCGGCGCCGAGGGTCACCCGCTGCCAGCTGCGGGCGCGGTGCCCGGTGAGGTCGAAGAGCTGCCGCCGGTCGAGGACGACGCGGACCGGCCGGCCGAGCTCGCGGGCGGCGAGGGCGGCGAGCACGGTGTGATCCCAGACCGAGCCCTTGGAGCCGAAGCCGCCGCCGATGAACTGGGTGAGCACGCGGATGTTCGCGGCGGGGATGCCGAGCAGGGGGGCGAGACGGTCGGCGACCTCGGCCACGCCCTGGGAGGGGTCGTGGACGGTGAGCCGGTGGGGGCCGTCCCAGACCGCCATGGTGGCGTGGGGCTCGATCGCGGCGTGGTGGTGCATGGGGATCGTGTAGGCGGCCTCGACCCGGACCTCGGCGGCCTCGAGGGCGGCGTCGACGTCGCCGCGGCGGTACACCGCGGGGGCGCCGGCGAAGGTCTCGGGGGTGACCGCTGCGGCGGCGTCGAAGCGGGTGCGCGCCAGGTCGTCGCGGTACCGGACGGCCACCAGCGAGGCGGCGTGGACGGCCTGCTCGAAGGTCTCCGCCACCACCAGGGCGACGGGCTGGCCGAAGTGGTCGACGGTCCGCCCGTTGACGAGGTGGAGGCTGCGGTCGAGGAAGCCCGCGGGGGTCAGCGTGCCCCGCTCGGGCAGCGGCCGCTCCGGCGAGAAGACGGCGAGCACGCCCCCGGCCGCCTCGGCGGCGGTGATGTCGACCGCCTCGACGCGGCCGCGGGCGATGCGGCTGCCGACGATCACCCCGTGGGCGAGCCCCTCGACCCGGATCTCGGCGGTGTAGCCGGCGGCGCCGGTGACCTTGAGGCGGGCGTCCACCCGCGACGGCCCGGCCTGGGCGCCGTGCCGCCGGCGCGGCGGCGCGCTCACGCCCGCCCTCCGGCGGCCGCGGCCACCGTGCCCAGGCAGCGCACCAGGACGCGGCGGGCCAGCTCCACCTTGAAGACGTTGTCGCGGATCGGGGCGGCGGGCCGCAGCGCGGCGGCGGCGGCGAGGGCGAAGGTCTCGCCGTCCGCTGCGCGGCCGCGCAGCGCCGCCTCGGCCTCGAACGACCGCCAGGGCACCGTGCCCACCCCGCCGAGGGCGACCCGGGCGTCGCGCACGCTGCCGCCGTCGAGGTCGAGGGCCACCGCCGCCGAGACCAGGGCGAACGCGAACGAGGCGCGATCGCCCACCTTGAGGTAGCGCGAGCCCGCCGCCCAGGGCAGCGGCGGGATCTCGACCGCGGTGATCAGCTCGCCGCGGGCCAGCGCGGTCTCGCGCTCGGGATGGTCGCCGGGGAGCAGGTGCAGCTCGGTGACGGGAACGCTGCGCCCCCCGCCGGGGCCGCGCACCGACACGGTGGCGCCGAGCGCCGCCAGCGCCACGCACATGTCCGAGGGATGCACGGCGATGCAGGCCGGGCTGGTGCCGAGGACGGCGTGGCCGCGGTGGACGCCGTCGCGGGCTCCGCACCCGGAGCCGGGCTCGCGGCGGTTGCAGGGCATGGCGGTGTCGCGGAAGTAGCTGCAGCGGGTGCGCTGCATCAGGTTCCCGCCGACCGTGGCCATGTTGCGCAGCTGCGCCGACGCGCCCGCGAGCAGCGCCTCGGAGAGCATCGGGAACCGCCCCCGCACCGCAGGGTGGTGGGCGACGTCGCTGATCCGCGCCAGGGCGCCGATGCGCAGGCCGCCGCCGTCGAGCTCGTCGATGCCGCGCAGCGGCAGCGCGTTGATGTCCACCAGCACCGCCGCGGTCTCGACGTCGAGCTTGAGCATGTCGAGGAGGTTGGTCCCGCCCGCCAGCCAGGCCGCGTCGCCGGGGTGGCCCGCCAGGGCGGCGAGCGCCGCCTCCTCGCTCCCCACCGCCAGGTGCCGGATCGGCCTCACCCGGCCGCGTCCCCGACCCGGCCGAGCTCGCGGCGGGCCTGCTGCACCGCGGCGATGATCCCGGGATGGGCGCCGCAGCGGCAGAGGTTGCCGCTCATCGCCTCGCGGACGTCGGCGTCGTCGGGGCCGCAGGGCTCGTCGAGCAGGGCCACCGCGCTCATCACCTGGCCGGGGGTGCAGTAGCCGCACTGCATCCCGTCGTGCTCGATGAAGGCGCGCTGCACCGGGTGCAGCTCGTCGCCGCGGGCCAGGCCCTCGACGGTGGTGACCTGGTGCCCGGCCTCCATCACCGCCAGGGTGAGGCAGGAGAGGATGCGGCGGCCGTCGACGATCACCGTGCAGGCACCGCACTGCCCCATGTCGCAGCCCTTCTTGGTGCCGGTGAGATGGAGGTGGTCGCGCAGCGCGTCGAGCAGGGTGGTGCGGGGGGCCAGGCGGAGCACCTGCTCGGCGCCGTTGACCCGCATCCGGACCTCCACCGATTCCACGGCGCCATGGTACGCACCGCGTCGTGCCGCGTCACAGCACCAGCATGGAGTCGCCGAACTCGTGCCAGAGGTAGCCGCGCTGGAGCATCTCGGCGTGGGCGCGCTCGAGCAGCGGCGCCGGGACCGCGGCGGCGACGATGTCGAGGTGCGACGCGCCGGGCTCGTGGAGGCCGGTGAGCAGCGAATCGACGGCGCGCATCCGGTGCCCCGGGGTGACCGCGAGGCCGGTCCAGCCCCGGGCGGGCAGCACCCGCCGCCGGCCGCCGGCGGCGCTCTCCAGGGCACGGACCACGGTGGTGCCGACGGCGACGACCCGGCCCGCCCGGTTGATCGCCGCGGCGGCGCCCGGGCCCACCGAGAACCACTCCTCGAGGAGCGGATGGGTGGCGTCGACGGCGTCGTCCTGGGTGGAGCTGAGGCCGGTGTGGAGGACGATGTCGGCGACCTCCACGCCGCGTGCGCGGAGCCCGAGGAGCAGCTCCCAGCTCAGCACCCGGCCCGCCGAGGGGGTCTCCGCCGAGCCCGGGTGGGTGGCGTAGACGGTCTGGTCGTGCTCGGCGGCGATGCCCTCGCCGGCGTACGAGTAGCGGATCGGGCGCCCGTGGGCGAGCAGGGTCTCGAGCCCGCCGGCGCCCTCGAGCTCCAGCCGCCAGACCAGCGGGACGTCGGCACGGCGGCCGGTGACCAGCGCGGTGAGGCCGCCGGGGAGGCGCAGCCGCTCGCCCTCGCGCAGCGGCACCGGGGCGTGGGGAGGGGTGACGCCGACGGCGAGCGCGTCCCAGCTCTGCCCCCGCCGCACCCAGGGACGGATCTCGACGGCGCCGCCGTCGGCGCGAGCGCCGCGCAGGGTGGCGGGGATGGTGCGGCTGCTGTTCACCACCAGCAGGTCGCCGGCGCCGAGGTGGTCGCCGAGCCGCGCGACGGTGGTGTGGACCACCGCCCGCGCCGCCCGTTCGACGACGCAGAGCCGCACCCCGTCGCGGCGGAGGCCGCGCAGCTCGGGCGGCGCCGAGGCGCGCTGGCGCGGGGGGACGGCGAGCATGGTCACGAGAGCGCCGCCACCGTCCGGGTCGCGACCTCCGCGGGCGCGGCGACCAGGCGGAGGATGGCCTCGGCGACCTCGACGGGGTCGCGCAGCGTGGCCGGGTCGGCGTCGGGGTCGGCGGCGCGGTGCATGTCGGTGTCCATGTCGCCGGGGTCGACGGCGATCACCCGCACCCCGCTGCCCTCCAGCTCCGCCGCCCAGCTGCGGGTCAGCCCCTCGAGCGCGGCCTTGGAGGCGCCGTACACGCCCCAGCCGGGATAGCCTACGACGGCGGCGTCGGAGGTGATGTTCACCACCACGCCGCGGCCGCGCAGCAGCATGCCGCCGATCACGGCGCGGGTGAGCCGGAAGGCGCCGAGCACGTTGACGTCGAGCGCCCGCTGCAGCGCCTCGCTGCTGGCGTCGGTGAGGTGGGCGAGCGGCACGGTGCCGAGGTCGGAGGCGTTGTTGACGAGGATGTCCACAGCTCCGAGGTGGTCGAGCGCGGTGGCGGCGACCCGCTCGACGTCGCGGGCGATGCCGAGGTCGGCGCTGATCACCACCGCCCGAACGCCGGCGGCGCAGACCTCCGCGACCACCTCCTCGAGCGGAGCGATGCGGCGCCCGCAGAGGGCCAGCACGGCTCCCTCCCGGGCGAAGCTCAGCGCCAGGGCGCGGCCGAGGCCCCGCGAAGCGCCGGTGATGAGGGCGGCCTGTCCGTCGAGCGATCCCATGCT belongs to Candidatus Dormiibacterota bacterium and includes:
- a CDS encoding S-adenosylmethionine:tRNA ribosyltransferase-isomerase, whose translation is MLAVPPRQRASAPPELRGLRRDGVRLCVVERAARAVVHTTVARLGDHLGAGDLLVVNSSRTIPATLRGARADGGAVEIRPWVRRGQSWDALAVGVTPPHAPVPLREGERLRLPGGLTALVTGRRADVPLVWRLELEGAGGLETLLAHGRPIRYSYAGEGIAAEHDQTVYATHPGSAETPSAGRVLSWELLLGLRARGVEVADIVLHTGLSSTQDDAVDATHPLLEEWFSVGPGAAAAINRAGRVVAVGTTVVRALESAAGGRRRVLPARGWTGLAVTPGHRMRAVDSLLTGLHEPGASHLDIVAAAVPAPLLERAHAEMLQRGYLWHEFGDSMLVL
- a CDS encoding SDR family oxidoreductase; the protein is MGSLDGQAALITGASRGLGRALALSFAREGAVLALCGRRIAPLEEVVAEVCAAGVRAVVISADLGIARDVERVAATALDHLGAVDILVNNASDLGTVPLAHLTDASSEALQRALDVNVLGAFRLTRAVIGGMLLRGRGVVVNITSDAAVVGYPGWGVYGASKAALEGLTRSWAAELEGSGVRVIAVDPGDMDTDMHRAADPDADPATLRDPVEVAEAILRLVAAPAEVATRTVAALS
- a CDS encoding molybdopterin cofactor-binding domain-containing protein, producing the protein MSAPPRRRHGAQAGPSRVDARLKVTGAAGYTAEIRVEGLAHGVIVGSRIARGRVEAVDITAAEAAGGVLAVFSPERPLPERGTLTPAGFLDRSLHLVNGRTVDHFGQPVALVVAETFEQAVHAASLVAVRYRDDLARTRFDAAAAVTPETFAGAPAVYRRGDVDAALEAAEVRVEAAYTIPMHHHAAIEPHATMAVWDGPHRLTVHDPSQGVAEVADRLAPLLGIPAANIRVLTQFIGGGFGSKGSVWDHTVLAALAARELGRPVRVVLDRRQLFDLTGHRARSWQRVTLGAAGDGVVSGLRHEVVDAVAAHDGYGDPAGVGTRMLYAVPHLETVHRQVAMHLPAATFMRAPGEAPGSFALECALDELAAATGVDPVELRLRNHADHDPENGRPWSSKRLR
- a CDS encoding xanthine dehydrogenase family protein subunit M; amino-acid sequence: MRPIRHLAVGSEEAALAALAGHPGDAAWLAGGTNLLDMLKLDVETAAVLVDINALPLRGIDELDGGGLRIGALARISDVAHHPAVRGRFPMLSEALLAGASAQLRNMATVGGNLMQRTRCSYFRDTAMPCNRREPGSGCGARDGVHRGHAVLGTSPACIAVHPSDMCVALAALGATVSVRGPGGGRSVPVTELHLLPGDHPERETALARGELITAVEIPPLPWAAGSRYLKVGDRASFAFALVSAAVALDLDGGSVRDARVALGGVGTVPWRSFEAEAALRGRAADGETFALAAAAALRPAAPIRDNVFKVELARRVLVRCLGTVAAAAGGRA